From a single Couchioplanes caeruleus genomic region:
- a CDS encoding DNA gyrase/topoisomerase IV subunit B, whose protein sequence is MTAQQEILYGADDLTHLEGLDAVRKRPGMYIGSTDSRGVNHLANEIIDNSTDEGVAGHADNVTVFLHADGSVQVDDDGRGIPTDINAKSGLSGVELVLTRLHAGGKFGGSGYKTSGGLHGVGASAVNALSLRFDVTVKRDGKVHEMSFQRGVPGVFSGDGPSAKFQPEPGLRVVRKMKRGERSGTSIRYWYDARYFETGARLDTDTVRAKLRNTAFLVPGVAFVLHDRTGEEPLEETFHYPHGLTDMVEFLTPSGDKPVSGILMVTGEGTYKENAADANGVMQSNVERRAEIEVAFRWGTGYERTVECFTNTIRNVHGGTHRKGFERALTRALGEAVRNARGLLKPKEDVPVLDDYLEGLTAVIHVRVPEPQFTSQTKDELSTAGITRVLQGLVEQHLKQWIDDRRTKSEARTVLQKVVDAARVRLTQKQQKDAARRKTALEGASMPPKLVDCRSTGISRSELYIVEGDSALGTARMARSSEYQALLPIRGKILNVQKASLQQVLDNAECSAIVQVLGAGSGRTFDLSTMRYGRVMIMADADVDGSHIRTLLITLFAKYMRPVIENGRLFAAMPPLHKVSTKGRNSETVYTYTQQEMETTVARFEKAGRSVNRPVPRFKGLGEMDADELWDTTMNPATRAVRRITLTDAERAEATLELLMGERVEPRKNWLIEAAGRIDQETIDA, encoded by the coding sequence GTGACTGCGCAACAGGAGATCCTCTACGGGGCCGACGATCTCACGCACCTCGAGGGCCTCGACGCGGTGCGCAAGCGCCCCGGCATGTACATCGGCTCGACCGACAGCCGCGGTGTCAACCACCTCGCCAACGAGATCATCGACAACTCCACCGACGAGGGCGTCGCCGGCCACGCCGACAACGTCACGGTCTTCCTGCACGCCGACGGCTCGGTGCAGGTCGACGACGACGGCCGTGGCATCCCCACCGACATCAACGCCAAGTCCGGCCTCTCCGGCGTCGAGCTCGTGCTCACCCGGCTGCACGCGGGCGGCAAGTTCGGCGGCTCCGGCTACAAGACCTCCGGCGGCCTGCACGGCGTCGGCGCCTCCGCGGTCAACGCGCTGTCACTGCGCTTCGACGTGACCGTCAAGCGCGACGGCAAGGTCCACGAGATGTCGTTCCAGCGTGGCGTCCCGGGCGTCTTCTCCGGCGACGGCCCGTCGGCGAAGTTCCAGCCCGAGCCCGGCCTGCGCGTCGTGCGCAAGATGAAGCGCGGCGAGCGGTCCGGCACGTCGATCCGCTACTGGTACGACGCCCGCTACTTCGAGACCGGCGCCCGGCTCGACACCGACACCGTCCGCGCCAAGCTGCGCAACACCGCGTTCCTCGTGCCCGGCGTCGCGTTCGTGCTGCACGACCGCACCGGCGAGGAGCCGCTCGAGGAGACCTTCCACTACCCGCACGGGCTCACCGACATGGTGGAGTTCCTGACCCCGTCCGGCGACAAGCCGGTCTCCGGCATCCTGATGGTCACCGGCGAGGGCACCTACAAGGAGAACGCCGCCGACGCGAACGGCGTCATGCAGTCCAACGTCGAGCGCCGCGCCGAGATCGAGGTCGCGTTCCGCTGGGGCACCGGCTACGAACGCACCGTCGAGTGCTTCACCAACACGATCCGCAACGTGCACGGCGGCACCCACCGCAAGGGCTTCGAGCGGGCCCTGACCCGCGCCCTCGGCGAGGCCGTCCGCAACGCCCGCGGGCTGCTCAAGCCCAAGGAGGACGTGCCGGTCCTCGACGACTATCTCGAGGGCCTCACCGCGGTCATCCACGTGCGCGTGCCGGAGCCGCAGTTCACCTCGCAGACCAAGGACGAGCTCTCCACCGCCGGCATCACCCGGGTCCTGCAGGGCCTGGTCGAGCAGCACCTCAAGCAGTGGATCGACGACCGGCGGACCAAGAGCGAGGCCCGCACGGTGCTGCAGAAGGTGGTCGACGCCGCCCGCGTGCGCCTCACCCAGAAGCAGCAGAAGGACGCCGCGCGGCGCAAGACCGCCCTCGAGGGCGCGTCCATGCCGCCCAAGCTCGTCGACTGCCGCTCGACCGGCATCAGCCGCAGCGAGCTCTACATCGTGGAGGGTGACAGCGCGCTGGGCACCGCCCGGATGGCCCGCAGCTCGGAGTACCAGGCGCTGCTGCCCATCCGCGGCAAGATCCTGAACGTGCAGAAGGCCAGCCTGCAGCAGGTGCTCGACAACGCCGAGTGCTCGGCCATCGTGCAGGTGCTCGGTGCCGGCTCGGGCCGCACGTTCGACCTGAGCACGATGCGCTACGGCCGGGTCATGATCATGGCGGACGCGGACGTCGACGGCTCGCACATCCGCACCCTGCTGATCACCCTGTTCGCCAAGTACATGCGGCCGGTGATCGAGAACGGCCGGCTCTTCGCCGCCATGCCGCCGCTGCACAAGGTCAGCACCAAGGGCCGCAACTCCGAGACGGTGTACACGTACACCCAGCAGGAGATGGAGACCACGGTCGCCCGGTTCGAGAAGGCCGGCAGGTCCGTCAACCGGCCGGTGCCCCGGTTCAAGGGCCTCGGCGAGATGGACGCCGACGAGCTGTGGGACACCACGATGAACCCCGCCACCCGCGCGGTCCGGCGGATCACCCTGACCGACGCCGAGCGGGCCGAGGCCACCCTCGAGCTGCTCATGGGTGAGCGGGTCGAGCCCCGCAAGAACTGGCTCATCGAGGCCGCCGGCCGCATCGACCAGGAAACGATCGACGCCTGA
- a CDS encoding DNA gyrase/topoisomerase IV subunit A, with protein MARRKNEQSRVDLSAFDQAGARVIDNPITTEVEDSYLEYAYSVIHSRALPDARDGLKPVHRRILWSMAEQGHRPDRGYVKSARVVGDVMGKYHPHGDVAIYDALVRLAQDFSLNVPLIDGHGNFGSPDDGPAAARYTEARMSQEAMLLVRELGEGTVDFKPTYDGDAEEPKVLPAAFPNLLVNGTSGIAVGMATNMIPHNLGEVVAAARHLITTPEADLDELMRFVPGPDLPTGGQLLGLDEVRRAYETGRGVVRMRARAQTGPLEGGRGRQAITVVELPYGVGTEKIIEAITDEVKGKLIVSGPKKGQRQAARLQGIADVKDLTDREHGIRLVIECKVGVNPQALLADLYRLTPLETSFGINNLVLVDGQPRTLGLKELLEVFLAHRYEVVTRRTTHRRTKRQDRLHLVDGLLIALIDIDRVVAIIRGSDDAAAAKAGLMSEFGLTDIQATYILDTPLRRLTRFDRIELETEQQRLNEEIAELSRILDDENVLKQVVSDELAEVAAEFATPRRTTLIDGDLKEVLAASAPAGPLEVADDPCQVILSATGLIARTAAESEEATEARRRSGRVKHDAVRAVVHSTARGRVLLITNRGRAFKTDVLPLPVLPEQSGTVSLRGGMSASELIPLEKGERVVGLAPLTAGDSPGLALGTRRGVVKVCAPEWPVRSDEFEVITLKDGDEVLQATWLTDGAEGLVFVTSDASLLRFPAKLVRPQGLKGGGMAGVNLTAGAEALSFNAVSTHDPQHGEPMVVTSTGTQVKVTPFTAYPAKGRATGGVRVQRFLKGESRLTVAWVGPRPVGASTTGDPVDLPDPDGRRDGSGEAVLMGPQIVGHLIERG; from the coding sequence ATGGCACGCCGCAAGAACGAGCAGTCCCGGGTGGACCTGTCGGCCTTCGACCAGGCCGGGGCCCGCGTCATCGACAACCCCATCACCACCGAGGTCGAGGACTCCTACCTGGAGTACGCGTACTCGGTCATCCACTCCCGCGCCCTCCCGGACGCCCGCGACGGCCTCAAGCCCGTCCACCGCCGCATCCTGTGGTCGATGGCGGAGCAGGGCCACCGCCCCGACCGCGGCTACGTCAAGAGCGCCCGCGTCGTCGGGGATGTGATGGGCAAGTACCACCCGCACGGCGACGTGGCGATCTACGACGCGCTGGTCCGCCTCGCCCAGGACTTCTCCCTCAACGTCCCGCTGATCGACGGCCACGGCAACTTCGGCTCGCCCGACGACGGCCCCGCCGCCGCCCGGTACACCGAGGCCCGGATGTCGCAGGAGGCGATGCTGCTCGTCCGGGAGCTGGGCGAGGGCACGGTCGACTTCAAGCCCACGTACGACGGCGACGCCGAAGAGCCGAAGGTGCTGCCCGCGGCCTTCCCCAACCTGCTGGTCAACGGCACGTCGGGCATCGCGGTCGGGATGGCGACCAACATGATCCCGCACAACCTCGGCGAGGTCGTGGCGGCGGCCCGGCACCTGATCACCACCCCCGAGGCGGACCTGGACGAGCTGATGCGGTTCGTGCCCGGCCCGGACCTGCCCACCGGCGGGCAGCTGCTCGGCCTCGACGAGGTGCGCCGGGCGTACGAGACGGGCCGCGGCGTGGTCCGGATGCGGGCCCGCGCCCAGACCGGGCCGCTGGAGGGCGGCCGCGGCCGGCAGGCCATCACGGTGGTCGAGCTGCCGTACGGCGTCGGCACCGAGAAGATCATCGAGGCGATCACCGACGAGGTGAAGGGCAAGCTCATCGTCTCCGGCCCGAAGAAGGGCCAGCGCCAGGCCGCCCGCCTGCAGGGCATCGCGGACGTCAAGGACCTCACCGACCGCGAGCACGGCATCCGGCTCGTCATCGAGTGCAAGGTCGGCGTCAACCCGCAGGCGCTGCTCGCCGACCTGTACAGGCTGACGCCGCTGGAGACCTCCTTCGGCATCAACAACCTCGTGCTGGTCGACGGTCAGCCGCGCACCCTCGGGCTCAAGGAGCTGCTCGAGGTGTTCCTGGCGCACCGCTACGAGGTGGTCACCCGGCGCACCACGCACCGGCGTACGAAGCGGCAGGACCGGCTGCACCTCGTCGACGGCCTGCTCATCGCCCTCATCGACATCGACCGGGTCGTCGCGATCATCCGCGGCAGCGACGACGCCGCGGCCGCGAAGGCCGGCCTGATGAGCGAGTTCGGGCTGACCGACATCCAGGCGACGTACATCCTGGACACCCCGCTGCGGCGGCTGACCCGCTTCGACCGCATCGAGCTGGAGACCGAGCAGCAGCGGCTCAACGAGGAGATCGCCGAGCTGTCCCGCATCCTCGACGACGAGAACGTGCTCAAGCAGGTCGTCTCCGACGAGCTGGCCGAGGTCGCGGCGGAGTTCGCCACGCCCCGGCGCACCACGCTCATCGACGGCGACCTCAAGGAGGTGCTGGCCGCGTCCGCGCCGGCCGGGCCGCTGGAGGTCGCGGACGACCCGTGCCAGGTGATCCTGTCGGCCACCGGGCTCATCGCCCGTACGGCGGCCGAGAGCGAGGAGGCGACGGAGGCCCGCCGCCGCAGCGGCCGGGTCAAGCACGACGCGGTCCGCGCGGTCGTGCACTCCACCGCCCGCGGCCGGGTGCTGCTGATCACCAACAGGGGCCGGGCGTTCAAGACCGACGTGCTGCCGCTGCCGGTGCTCCCGGAGCAGTCCGGCACGGTGTCGCTGCGCGGTGGCATGTCCGCCTCCGAGCTGATCCCGCTCGAGAAGGGCGAACGCGTCGTCGGCCTGGCCCCGCTCACCGCCGGCGACTCCCCGGGTCTGGCCCTGGGCACCCGCCGCGGCGTGGTCAAGGTCTGCGCGCCGGAATGGCCGGTCCGCTCCGACGAGTTCGAGGTCATCACCCTCAAGGACGGCGACGAGGTGCTCCAGGCCACCTGGCTCACCGACGGCGCCGAGGGCCTCGTCTTCGTCACCTCGGACGCGTCCCTCCTGCGCTTCCCGGCGAAACTCGTCCGCCCGCAGGGCCTCAAGGGCGGCGGCATGGCGGGCGTCAACCTGACCGCGGGCGCCGAGGCCCTCTCGTTCAACGCGGTCAGCACCCACGACCCCCAGCACGGCGAACCCATGGTCGTCACCTCCACGGGCACCCAGGTGAAGGTCACCCCGTTCACGGCGTACCCGGCCAAGGGCCGAGCCACGGGCGGCGTCCGCGTCCAACGCTTCCTCAAGGGCGAATCCCGCCTCACGGTCGCCTGGGTCGGCCCCCGCCCGGTCGGCGCCAGCACCACGGGCGACCCGGTCGACCTCCCGGACCCGGACGGCCGCCGCGACGGCTCGGGCGAAGCGGTCCTGATGGGCCCACAGATCGTCGGCCACCTGATCGAACGCGGCTGA
- a CDS encoding MarR family winged helix-turn-helix transcriptional regulator produces the protein MELLDLPALVLGAARSLVDGIDEGVRARGFADVRPAHGFAFVRLSHGGATVMQLAEYLDVTKQAASQMVEDLVTKGYVERRPHPDDARARLVVLTEKGWACTRAATDAADEVLRPWAERIGPERLAALRADLAGLATPGRLRPAW, from the coding sequence GTGGAACTTCTCGACCTCCCCGCCCTCGTACTCGGCGCGGCCCGATCCCTCGTGGACGGCATCGATGAGGGCGTACGCGCCCGTGGCTTCGCGGACGTACGCCCGGCCCACGGGTTCGCCTTCGTCCGGCTGTCCCACGGCGGCGCGACGGTGATGCAGCTGGCGGAGTACCTCGACGTCACGAAGCAGGCGGCCAGCCAGATGGTCGAGGATCTCGTGACCAAGGGCTACGTCGAACGCCGCCCCCACCCGGACGACGCCCGGGCGCGACTGGTCGTGCTCACCGAGAAGGGATGGGCCTGCACGCGGGCGGCGACCGACGCGGCGGACGAGGTGCTGCGGCCGTGGGCCGAGCGGATTGGGCCCGAGCGGCTGGCGGCGCTTCGCGCGGACCTGGCCGGGCTCGCCACCCCCGGCCGGCTGCGCCCGGCCTGGTGA
- a CDS encoding cupin domain-containing protein codes for MTVIREPVAHELHGATFHSFVAPSSGSRELCAWRLEVAGGTAGVEHRVSREEVVLLISGELTVTVDGVPGTLRAGDVAFVPAGATFRVDNLAGDPASAWVTTSVGLEATLPDGSSIRPPWTR; via the coding sequence ATGACTGTCATCCGGGAACCGGTCGCGCACGAGCTGCACGGCGCGACCTTCCACTCGTTCGTCGCGCCGTCCTCGGGGAGCCGGGAGCTGTGCGCGTGGCGGCTGGAGGTCGCCGGAGGCACCGCCGGCGTGGAGCATCGGGTCAGCCGGGAGGAGGTGGTGCTGCTGATCTCCGGCGAGCTGACCGTGACCGTCGACGGGGTTCCGGGCACGCTGCGGGCCGGCGATGTGGCGTTCGTCCCGGCCGGCGCGACGTTCCGGGTCGACAACCTCGCGGGTGATCCGGCAAGCGCGTGGGTGACCACGAGCGTCGGCCTGGAGGCCACCCTCCCGGACGGCTCCTCGATCCGCCCGCCATGGACCCGCTGA
- a CDS encoding class I SAM-dependent methyltransferase: MTEYLDLNRANWDERAPEHAASAGYNLAAFAADPGHLSDTVTFDRPLLGDIAGLRGVHLQCHIGSDTVSLARLGATMTGLDFSPASLAEARKLAERAGNPVEFIESDVYGAPEVLGTGGFDLVYTGIGALGWLPDIRRWARVVAALLRPGGRLFIREGHPVLWSLEEGRDDDVLALAYPYFEHAEPMVWDDGGTYVDTDHEFVHTTTHEWNHGLGEIVTALLEAGMTITGLVEHDTVPWEALPGKMTLLPGGEWQVTDRPRRLPHTYTLQAVRAAV; this comes from the coding sequence GTGACCGAATACCTGGACCTCAACCGCGCCAACTGGGACGAACGCGCCCCGGAGCACGCCGCCTCGGCGGGCTACAACCTGGCCGCGTTCGCCGCCGACCCGGGGCATCTGAGCGACACCGTGACCTTCGACCGGCCGCTGCTCGGCGACATCGCGGGGCTGCGCGGCGTACACCTGCAATGTCACATCGGCAGCGACACCGTGTCGCTGGCCCGGCTGGGCGCGACCATGACCGGCCTCGACTTCTCGCCCGCCTCGCTCGCGGAGGCCCGCAAGCTGGCCGAGCGCGCCGGCAACCCGGTCGAGTTCATCGAGTCGGACGTCTACGGCGCGCCGGAGGTCCTCGGCACCGGCGGGTTCGACCTGGTCTACACCGGCATCGGCGCGCTGGGCTGGCTGCCCGACATCCGGCGCTGGGCCCGGGTCGTCGCGGCGCTGCTGCGCCCGGGTGGACGGCTCTTCATCCGCGAGGGGCATCCGGTGCTGTGGTCCCTGGAGGAAGGCCGGGACGACGACGTCCTCGCGCTCGCGTACCCGTATTTCGAGCACGCCGAGCCGATGGTCTGGGACGACGGCGGCACCTACGTCGACACCGACCACGAGTTCGTGCACACCACCACCCACGAATGGAACCACGGCCTCGGCGAGATCGTGACGGCGCTGCTCGAGGCCGGCATGACGATCACCGGCCTGGTCGAGCACGACACCGTGCCGTGGGAGGCGCTGCCGGGCAAGATGACGCTGCTGCCCGGCGGTGAATGGCAGGTCACCGACCGGCCCCGGCGACTGCCGCACACGTACACGCTGCAGGCGGTGCGCGCCGCCGTTTAA
- a CDS encoding ROK family protein encodes METRRTTVRDVRRANRASLLTDLFHGGRQSRQQLGDTTALSQASVSNLIGEMIDEGLVEEAGLVGSDGGRPRALLRVAPGFGYVAGADVGESRVLVELYDLAMSRLGVVEYALGADGPVPGVAAARLLEGLDAVVAEAGIEKSAVLGFGVGVAGVVDQAGDAPVVHSQTTGWDGVPLGRMLREGTEVPIFVENGAKTVGQAEMWFGAGRGARHAVIVMVGTGVGAAVVMDGRSYRGANSSAGEWGHTTLVYDGDVCRCGARGCLEAYIGSEKVIARLAEATGRPADPKLLTRMLAADGPLDEAAARVIRETVGYLGAGIAGLVNLFSPERIVLGGPAGLALGERFLPDIRDAAARNALRQPYSRTRIELCQLGPDAVAMGAATLPIARLLADGGLPATAGPAPMSRAAHRRSLSRGR; translated from the coding sequence TTGGAGACCAGGCGTACGACGGTGCGGGACGTCCGCCGCGCGAACCGGGCCAGCCTGCTCACGGACCTGTTCCACGGCGGCCGGCAGAGCCGCCAGCAGTTGGGCGACACGACCGCGCTCAGCCAGGCCAGCGTCAGCAACCTGATCGGCGAGATGATCGACGAGGGCCTGGTCGAGGAGGCCGGCCTGGTCGGTTCGGACGGCGGACGGCCGCGCGCGCTGCTGCGGGTCGCCCCCGGATTCGGGTACGTCGCCGGCGCCGACGTGGGTGAGTCCCGCGTCCTGGTCGAGCTGTACGACCTGGCGATGTCCCGCCTCGGCGTCGTGGAGTACGCGCTGGGCGCCGACGGCCCGGTCCCCGGGGTGGCCGCCGCCAGGCTGCTCGAGGGGCTGGACGCCGTGGTCGCGGAAGCCGGCATCGAGAAGTCGGCGGTGCTGGGCTTCGGCGTGGGGGTGGCCGGTGTGGTGGACCAGGCCGGCGACGCCCCGGTGGTGCACTCGCAGACCACCGGCTGGGACGGCGTGCCGCTGGGGCGCATGCTGCGCGAGGGCACCGAGGTGCCGATCTTCGTGGAGAACGGCGCGAAGACGGTCGGCCAGGCCGAGATGTGGTTCGGTGCGGGCCGGGGTGCCCGCCACGCGGTCATCGTCATGGTGGGCACCGGCGTCGGCGCGGCGGTCGTGATGGACGGGCGCAGCTACCGCGGGGCCAACAGCAGCGCGGGGGAGTGGGGTCACACCACCCTGGTGTACGACGGTGACGTGTGCCGCTGCGGGGCCCGGGGGTGCCTGGAGGCGTACATCGGCTCGGAGAAGGTGATCGCCCGGCTGGCGGAGGCGACCGGCCGGCCGGCCGACCCGAAGCTGCTGACCCGGATGCTGGCGGCCGACGGCCCGCTCGACGAGGCGGCGGCGCGGGTCATCCGGGAGACGGTCGGGTACCTCGGCGCGGGGATCGCCGGCCTGGTCAACCTGTTCTCGCCGGAGCGCATCGTGCTGGGCGGCCCGGCGGGCCTGGCTCTGGGAGAGCGTTTTCTTCCGGACATCCGGGACGCCGCTGCCCGGAACGCGCTGCGGCAGCCGTACTCGCGTACCCGGATCGAGCTCTGCCAGCTCGGACCCGACGCCGTCGCGATGGGCGCGGCCACCCTGCCGATCGCCCGCCTGCTCGCCGACGGCGGCCTGCCGGCGACGGCCGGCCCGGCGCCGATGTCCCGGGCGGCCCACCGCCGGTCGTTGAGCCGCGGCCGCTGA
- a CDS encoding GH1 family beta-glucosidase, with the protein MNPTVSSAPGLLLPAADFPPSFKWGVATSSYQIEGAVAEDGRTPSIWDTFCRVPGAVVGGDHGDVACDHYHRMPQDVALIKSLGVDTYRFSVAWPRVQPRGSGPVNPAGLGFYDRLTDELLAAGVDPWVTLYHWDLPQELEDAGGWPNRDTAYRFADYAMMVFDKLSDRVGTWTTMNEPWCSAWLGYVTGVHAPGRKDFDAGLAAVHHLLLGHGLATQRMRAAATREHTYGITLNMGTADPATDSQLDRDAARRADGMGLRVYLDPLRKGEYPQDMVDDLAARGSAFPVQDGDLEIISTPFEVLGVNFYFGQDFSGTDENGETVDAEGLPVVRAILPDRPRTAMDWPITPERFTQLLVRLHRDYPGLPIVVTENGAAFDDRADETGYVADDDRTSYLAEHIAAVAAAREQGADIRGYFAWSLMDNFEWAEGYAKRFGIVHVDYETQKRTPKQSALWYRDTIARVRGN; encoded by the coding sequence ATGAACCCCACCGTCAGCTCCGCCCCCGGGCTGCTCCTGCCCGCAGCCGACTTCCCCCCCTCGTTCAAGTGGGGCGTCGCCACCTCCTCGTACCAGATCGAGGGCGCCGTCGCCGAGGACGGGCGCACGCCGTCCATCTGGGACACGTTCTGCCGGGTGCCCGGCGCCGTGGTCGGCGGGGACCACGGCGACGTGGCCTGCGACCACTACCACCGGATGCCGCAGGACGTGGCCCTGATCAAGAGCCTCGGGGTGGACACGTACCGGTTCTCGGTGGCGTGGCCCCGGGTGCAGCCGCGCGGCAGCGGCCCGGTCAACCCGGCCGGCCTCGGGTTCTACGACCGGCTGACCGACGAGCTGCTGGCCGCGGGCGTCGACCCGTGGGTCACGCTGTACCACTGGGACCTGCCGCAGGAGCTGGAGGACGCGGGCGGCTGGCCGAACCGCGACACCGCGTACCGCTTCGCCGACTACGCGATGATGGTCTTCGACAAGCTCAGCGACCGCGTCGGCACGTGGACCACGATGAACGAGCCGTGGTGCTCGGCTTGGCTGGGCTACGTCACCGGCGTGCACGCGCCGGGCCGCAAGGACTTCGACGCCGGCCTGGCCGCCGTGCACCACCTGCTGCTCGGCCACGGCCTCGCGACCCAGCGGATGCGGGCCGCGGCGACGCGCGAGCACACGTACGGCATCACGCTCAACATGGGTACGGCGGACCCGGCCACCGACAGTCAGCTCGACCGTGACGCCGCCCGCCGCGCCGACGGCATGGGCCTGCGCGTGTACCTGGACCCGCTGCGCAAGGGCGAGTACCCGCAGGACATGGTGGACGACCTGGCCGCGCGCGGCTCGGCGTTCCCCGTGCAGGACGGCGACCTGGAGATCATCTCCACGCCGTTCGAGGTGCTCGGCGTGAACTTCTACTTCGGCCAGGACTTCAGCGGCACCGACGAGAACGGCGAGACGGTCGACGCCGAGGGGCTCCCCGTCGTCCGCGCGATCCTGCCCGACCGTCCCCGCACGGCGATGGACTGGCCGATCACCCCGGAACGCTTCACGCAGCTGCTCGTCCGCCTGCACCGGGACTACCCGGGCCTGCCGATCGTGGTCACCGAGAACGGCGCCGCCTTCGACGACCGGGCCGACGAGACCGGGTACGTGGCCGACGACGACCGCACGTCGTACCTGGCGGAGCACATCGCGGCGGTGGCGGCGGCCCGGGAGCAGGGCGCGGACATCCGGGGCTACTTCGCGTGGTCGCTGATGGACAACTTCGAGTGGGCCGAGGGATACGCGAAGCGGTTCGGCATCGTGCACGTCGACTACGAGACGCAGAAGCGGACGCCGAAGCAGTCGGCGCTGTGGTACCGCGACACCATCGCCCGGGTGCGCGGCAACTGA